One genomic window of Ilyobacter polytropus DSM 2926 includes the following:
- a CDS encoding GNAT family N-acetyltransferase — MLKLVKMKQNEYDVIKGKLISDYAKEKVRVGHWQENEAIELSKETLEKILKDGVDTNNHYLMTAYKDEEKKVGFIWFNIFNKSVFVNALCIYDEFKGNDYEIKVVEALEEKSYEYKAKKINLHSFGYNEGAIASYRKMGYEITDVYMNKKI, encoded by the coding sequence ATGCTTAAATTGGTTAAAATGAAACAAAATGAATACGATGTTATAAAAGGTAAACTAATATCTGACTATGCTAAGGAAAAAGTCAGAGTAGGACACTGGCAGGAAAATGAAGCTATAGAACTTTCTAAAGAAACACTGGAAAAAATACTAAAAGACGGTGTAGATACAAACAATCACTACCTAATGACTGCATATAAAGATGAAGAAAAAAAAGTAGGGTTTATCTGGTTTAATATTTTTAATAAATCTGTGTTTGTAAATGCATTATGCATATACGATGAATTTAAGGGAAATGACTATGAGATAAAAGTAGTAGAAGCATTAGAAGAGAAATCTTACGAATACAAGGCCAAGAAAATAAATCTGCACTCTTTCGGATATAATGAGGGTGCAATAGCATCTTACAGAAAAATGGGCTATGAGATAACAGATGTATATATGAATAAGAAAATATAG
- the dnaK gene encoding molecular chaperone DnaK, whose translation MSKIIGIDLGTTNSCVAVMEGGSFTIISNSEGARTTPSVVNVKDNGEIIVGEIAKRQAITNTDSTVQSIKTHMGEDHKVAMHGKDYTPQEISAMILKKLKSDAEAYLGETVKEAVITVPAYFTDAQRQATKDAGMIAGFDVKRIINEPTAAALAYGLDKKGEEKVLVFDLGGGTFDVSILEIGDGVIEVLATSGNNHLGGDNFDKKIIDWLVTEFKKETGLDLSNDKMAYQRLKDAAEKAKKELSTTMETPISLPFITMDATGPKHLEMKLTRAKFNELTLDLVEATQGPTKTAMKDAGLNPSDIDEILLVGGSTRIPAVQEWAEKFFGKKPNKGINPDEVVAAGAAIQGGVLMGDVKDVLLLDVTPLSLGIETLGGVFTKIIEKNTTIPVKKSQIFSTAVDNQPAVTINVLQGERAKSADNHKLGEFNLEGIPAAPRGVPQIEVTFDIDANGIVHVGAKDLGTGKENKVTITGSTNLTEEEIERMKRDAEANEAEDKKFKELVETRNKADMLISSTEKTLVDHADKVTEEDKKNIEAALEELKKVKDSEDKEAIDKAMEDLSKAAHKLAEEIYKEAQANATADGEAEGGETKKSEDDVEEAEIID comes from the coding sequence ATGAGTAAAATAATCGGAATTGATTTGGGAACAACAAACTCATGTGTAGCTGTAATGGAAGGTGGAAGCTTCACTATCATTAGTAATTCAGAGGGAGCAAGAACTACTCCTTCAGTAGTAAACGTAAAAGATAACGGAGAAATCATAGTAGGAGAGATTGCAAAGAGACAGGCGATCACAAATACTGATTCGACTGTACAATCTATAAAAACTCACATGGGTGAGGATCACAAAGTAGCAATGCACGGAAAAGATTACACTCCACAGGAAATCTCTGCAATGATCCTTAAAAAACTTAAGAGTGACGCAGAAGCATATCTTGGAGAAACAGTAAAAGAAGCAGTAATAACAGTACCGGCTTACTTTACTGATGCTCAGAGACAGGCAACAAAAGATGCCGGTATGATCGCAGGATTTGACGTAAAAAGAATCATAAACGAACCTACAGCTGCGGCACTAGCTTATGGTCTTGATAAAAAAGGTGAAGAAAAAGTACTTGTTTTTGACCTTGGTGGAGGAACATTTGACGTATCCATCCTTGAGATAGGAGACGGTGTAATAGAAGTACTAGCTACTTCAGGAAACAACCACCTTGGAGGAGACAACTTCGATAAGAAGATAATCGACTGGCTTGTAACAGAGTTTAAGAAAGAGACTGGACTAGATCTTTCTAATGATAAAATGGCATACCAAAGACTAAAAGATGCAGCAGAAAAGGCTAAAAAAGAATTATCTACAACAATGGAAACTCCTATATCTCTTCCATTCATCACAATGGATGCAACTGGACCTAAGCATTTAGAGATGAAACTTACAAGAGCTAAATTCAACGAACTTACTCTTGATCTTGTAGAGGCAACTCAAGGACCTACAAAAACAGCTATGAAAGATGCTGGTCTTAATCCTTCTGACATCGACGAGATTCTTCTTGTAGGAGGTTCTACTAGAATCCCTGCGGTACAAGAATGGGCAGAAAAGTTCTTTGGTAAAAAACCTAACAAAGGTATAAACCCTGATGAGGTAGTAGCTGCAGGAGCTGCTATTCAAGGTGGAGTACTTATGGGAGATGTAAAAGACGTACTATTACTAGACGTAACTCCTCTTTCACTAGGAATCGAAACTCTTGGTGGAGTATTCACTAAAATTATCGAAAAGAACACAACTATTCCTGTAAAAAAATCACAAATATTCTCAACAGCAGTGGATAATCAACCTGCAGTAACAATCAATGTACTACAAGGGGAAAGAGCTAAATCTGCAGACAACCACAAGCTTGGAGAATTTAACTTAGAAGGAATCCCTGCTGCTCCAAGAGGAGTACCACAGATTGAAGTTACATTTGATATCGACGCTAACGGAATCGTTCATGTAGGTGCTAAAGACCTAGGAACTGGTAAGGAAAATAAAGTAACTATTACAGGATCGACTAATCTTACTGAAGAAGAGATCGAAAGAATGAAAAGAGATGCAGAGGCAAACGAAGCAGAAGACAAGAAGTTTAAGGAGCTTGTAGAAACTAGAAATAAAGCTGATATGCTTATCTCTTCTACAGAGAAAACACTAGTTGATCATGCTGATAAAGTAACAGAGGAAGATAAGAAAAATATTGAGGCTGCTCTTGAGGAACTTAAAAAGGTAAAAGACAGTGAAGATAAAGAAGCTATAGACAAGGCTATGGAAGATCTTTCTAAAGCAGCTCACAAATTAGCTGAAGAGATCTACAAAGAGGCTCAGGCAAATGCAACAGCAGATGGTGAAGCTGAAGGCGGAGAAACTAAAAAATCTGAGGATGACGTAGAAGAAGCTGAAATCATAGACTAA
- a CDS encoding methylated-DNA--[protein]-cysteine S-methyltransferase, with amino-acid sequence MVGRVYLEHPVLGIIEICEETDGISSVEFVNGKKSEIKSPLVLKCKKELEEYFYGDRIKFSVTLDVHGTDFQVKCWKELSKIPYGKSISYKVQAENIGNPKAVRAVGGANSKNPISIIIPCHRVIGKNGKLTGYASGLWRKEYLLKREGEIKGR; translated from the coding sequence ATGGTGGGAAGAGTCTATTTAGAACATCCTGTTTTAGGTATAATCGAGATCTGTGAAGAAACAGACGGCATAAGCTCGGTGGAGTTTGTAAATGGTAAAAAATCAGAGATAAAAAGCCCTCTGGTTCTAAAGTGCAAAAAAGAACTAGAAGAATATTTTTACGGAGACAGAATAAAGTTTTCAGTCACATTGGATGTGCACGGAACGGATTTTCAGGTGAAATGCTGGAAAGAACTGTCTAAAATACCTTACGGGAAAAGTATCTCTTATAAGGTACAGGCTGAAAATATAGGAAATCCCAAGGCTGTCAGAGCTGTGGGAGGAGCTAATAGTAAGAATCCTATCAGCATAATAATCCCTTGTCACAGGGTGATAGGGAAAAATGGGAAACTGACAGGCTATGCAAGTGGTCTATGGCGGAAGGAATATCTCCTCAAAAGAGAGGGAGAGATAAAAGGTCGATAA